The following are encoded together in the Strongyloides ratti genome assembly S_ratti_ED321, chromosome : 2 genome:
- a CDS encoding Glycosyltransferase 25 family member produces MLFLLYFILIFHQTTSLFPGASIDDGNVENWEYPKDKLSINFYIYDETTNTALIRWKKELNKLFHSITIHQDIKNWRENSLTLARNNNCGRVFISNIGIILSEKALINLSKLDSPIVSSLLFDGFQGKTNAENYGITDLNEEFLEFNEKNNLEINDILIEPIYINLKKMDSSYLTFEKDNIRNVDKDSNEIEVFLHSAKIMNIPLYLNNQYNYGYFFDYENLEKNEKEDLINLFVANRISEGDLYSLPSSKILKKSYPIPNRFSFDKIYLINLKRRSERMEKMDEILKTVGFMYERWEAVDGKKLSDEDISKTIKFLPNYMDPYHKRPMKKGEIGCFMSHYKIWENVVKNNLNKVIVFEDDVRFSKNATGILRRLVSDLDTTNEEWDFIYLGRRKENPKAKEYFIPGHRHLSSVTYSYWTLGYALSNSGAKKLLAGKPLEKMMALDEYIPIMYDNHPFIEWKKYFSNRNLKAFTVYPLIVVPERYTNDPGYVSDTEDSIVIEKVEIPKEEL; encoded by the exons atgttatttctactatactttattttaattttccatCAAACAACATCCTTATTTCCTGGTGCTAGTATTGATGATG GAAATGTTGAAAATTGGGAATATccaaaagataaattatcaattaatttcTATATTTATGATGAAACAACAAATACTGCCCTCATTCG ATGGAAGAAAGaactaaataaattatttcattcAATAACTATTCATcaagatattaaaaactGGCGTGAAAATAGTTTAACATTAgcaagaaataataattgtggtcgagtttttatttctaatattgGTATAATCTTATCTGAAAAagcattaataaatttatctaaattaGATAGTCCTATTGtttcatcattattatttgatgGCTTTCAAGGTAAAACAAATGCAGAAAATTATGGAATAACAGATTTAAATGAGGAGTTTCTtgaatttaatgaaaaaaataatcttgaaattaatgatatattaatagaacctatttatataaatttaaaaaaaatggattCATCTTACTTAACATTTGAAAAAGATAACATTAGAAATGTTGATAAAGATTCTAATGAAATTGAGGTATTCCTTCATTCAGctaaaataatgaatattcCATTATATCTTAATAATCAGTATAATTATGGATATTTTTTTGACTAtgaaaatttagaaaaaaatgagaaagaagatttaattaatttatttgttgcTAATAGAATTTCAGAAGGTGATTTGTATTCTTTACCATcatctaaaattttaaaaaaatcttaccCAATTCCAAATAGattttcttttgataaaatttatttaattaatttaaaaagaagaagtgaaagaatggaaaaaatggatgaaatattaaaaactgTTGGTTTTATGTATGAAAGATGGGAGGCTGTTGATGGAAAAAAGTTAAGTGATGAAGATATTagtaaaacaattaaattccTTCCTAATTATATGGATCCTTATCATAAAAGACCAATGAAAAAAGGTGAAATTGGATGTTTTATGAGTCATTACAAAATTTGGGAAAatgttgttaaaaataatttgaataaaGTGATTGTTTTTGAGGATGATGTTCgtttttctaaaaatgcAACAGGAATTTTGAGGCGTTTGGTATCTGATTTAGATACTACAAATGAAGAATGggattttatttatttaggTAGAAGAAAAGAAAATCCAAAAgcaaaagaatattttattcctGGTCATAGACATCTTAGTTCAGTTACCTATTCTTACTGGACTTTAGGTTATGCTTTAAGTAATAGTGGagcaaaaaaattattggcAGGTAAACCATTAGAAAAGATGATGGCATTAGATGAGTATATTCCAATAATGTATGATAATCATCCATTTATTGaatggaaaaaatatttttcaaatcgTAATCTTAAAGCATTTACAGTTTATCCTCTTATTGTAGTACCAGAAAGATATACAAATGATCCTGGATATGTTAGTGATACAGAAGATTCAATTGTTATAGAAAAAGTTGAAATACCAAAAGAggaattataa
- a CDS encoding Serine/threonine-protein kinase 16 has product MSFFNGMDFNLLYYLSLGCLGKNSSFKINDKTYRTLKLLATGGFGQVYLVEHDSKKYALKHMETNSTYLVNRIKKEIELHQSFDHKNILKLLDYQIDITLTGDGGNFLMLMPYIKHGTLQDEYDILNKGEIKTYISIDRIKKFFHDILEGVNYLHHRNPIVIHRDLKPANLLINEKDTILIMDFGSATENIETIIDSKHSRKMIDEANELCSMPYRACELFNCEVGTELNEKIDIYSLGCILFSLFHLRGPYDLEYQKGGSYALGSNSGVVRFDANLNIPEDIKNLIKKMMNVNYIDRPSTEEILKLFLDIKF; this is encoded by the exons atgtctttttttaatg gtATGGATTTTAATctattatattatctttCATTAGGATGTCTTGGAAAAAAttcttcatttaaaataaatgataaaacatatcgtacattaaaattactaGCAACTGGAGGTTTTGGACAAGTTTATCTTGTTGAACatgattcaaaaaaatatgctTTAAAACATATGGAAACTAATTCAACATATCTAGTtaatagaattaaaaaagaaattgaacTTCATCAATCATTtgatcataaaaatattttaaaacttttagaCTACCAAATAGATATTACACTAACAGGTGATGGaggaaattttttaatgttaatgcCTTACATTAAACATGGAACATTACAAGATGagtatgatattttaaataaaggagaaattaaaacatatataagtatagataggataaaaaaattttttcatgaTATATTAGAAGGTGTAAATTATCTTCATCATAGAAATCCTATTGTTATACATAGAGATTTAAAACCAGctaatttgttaataaatgaaaaagatactattttaataatggaTTTTGGTTCAGCAACAGAAAATATAGAAACAATAATAGATTCTAAACATAGTAGAAAGATGATTGATGAAGCTAATGAGTTATGTTCAATGCCATATAGAGCATGTGAACTTTTTAATTGTGAAGTTGGAACagaattaaatgaaaaaattgatatatatagtttaggatgtatacttttttcattatttcaCTTAAGAGGTCCATATGACTTGGAGTATCAAAAAGGTGGAAGTTATGCATTGGGAAGTAATAGTGGAGTTGTACGTTTTGAtgcaaatttaaatattccagaagatattaaaaatcttattaaaaaaatgatgaatgTTAATTATATAGATAGACCATCAAcagaagaaattttaaaattatttttggatatcaaattttaa
- a CDS encoding Acyltransferase ChoActase/COT/CPT family-containing protein encodes MSSNVDKKFKGPKPEYPLNASFPSKVERFFYKTKLSFKNNLYPVSPFVFISSSIGFGVYLDKNYSNIFNKTFTIFEEYCLLNYAKIGILSTIFTSTSVYLLRKFLKYTYFSYKGFLFEDPKKPSIKTKLFGIVRGIIKKLNPPGFNSCDYLLPNLPVPSVNESVDKYIESIKEIFPEDEFLKIESLAIEFKKSTTSKILQLSTKLYSLFQDNYVTNFWEQGAYLYGRDPLLINSSVGYVDIVKPVPANQARRAAHVVYLEGQSQLAIDREQPKPIGEGMFCMNHYKKNFCSCRVPGIEKDYLINNGPTNYCILIHKGAIYKINAFDEKTNVPEKIEVLYEKIVDILLKDENMDDDEKLVPAFTTDKRDSWAINRNKFFLSNENNKKNLEIIENSICVIYLCDRNDISNDDQSTEKFLLENLTGNGINRWVDKSVNYVVTKSGRFGGTTEHSIADGSEFDHFMENYIIADKYNMEYPKVIEDIYQRPIKRGKIPVERLYFEMSPEMKKEARRCYNEALDRATDVDLKSLILRDFGKGIIKKGKISPDGFIQMAIQLAYFKDQNKFDLTYEAASVRFYQNSRTETLRSVTKDSCNFVRGMLDNNKTKKEKYSLLKKATEVHTYNNKQCMVGKGFDRHLFVLYVLSQILNKKDEFLDTYIQQKWTLSTSQPPFVTNQVDEDNDTDAMWQGAAFGAVDKKGYGICYRFGGNHSLIIHITSYKSQKHTDSKRFSELLHESIKEMQDLFDL; translated from the exons atgtcgTCAAATGTAGATAAGAAATTTAAGGGTCCAAAACCAGAATACCCTTTAAATGCATCTTTTCCATCAAAAGttgaaagatttttttacaaaacaaag ttatcatttaaaaataatctttatcCAGTATCACCTTTTGTCTTTATTTCTTCATCTATTGGATTTGGAGtatatttagataaaaattattctaacatatttaataaaacatttactatttttgaagaatattgtttattaaattatgcTAAAATTGGAAttttatcaacaatatttACATCAACAAgtgtatatttattaagaaaatttttaaaatatacatatttttcatataaaggATTTCTTTTTGAAGATCCTAAAAAACCAtcaataaaaacaaaattatttggtATTGTTAGaggtataataaaaaaattaaatccaCCAGGTTTTAATTCATGTGATTATTTGTTACCAAATTTACCAGTTCCATCAGTTAATGAAAGtgttgataaatatattgaatcaattaaagaaatttttcctgaagatgaatttttaaaaattgaatcaTTAGCaatagaatttaaaaaatctactACTTCAAAGATTCTTCAATtatcaacaaaattatattcattatttcAAGATAATTATGTTACAAATTTTTGGGAACAAGGTGCTTATCTTTATGGTAGAGATCCATTACTTATTAATTCTTCTGTTGGTTATGTTGATATAGTTAAACCAGTACCAGCAAATCAAGCACGCCGTGCTGCACACGTTGTTTATCTTGAAGGTCAATCTCAATTAGCAATTGATAGAGAACAACCAAAACCTATTGGTGAAGGAATGTTTTGTATgaatcattataaaaaaaatttctgtAGTTGTAGAGTACCAGGTATAGAAAAAGATTATCTTATTAATAATGGTCCAAcaaattattgtattttaattcataaaggtgcaatatataaaattaatgcttttgatgaaaaaacaaatgtaccagaaaaaattgaagttttatatgaaaaaattgttgatatattattaaaagatgaGAATATGGATGATGATGAAAAATTGGTACCTGCTTTTACAACAGATAAAAGAGATTCATGGGctataaatagaaataaatttttcctttcaaatgaaaataataaaaaaaatcttgaaattattgaaaattctatttgtgttatttatttatgtgATAGAAATGATATTTCTAATGATGATCAATCTacagaaaaatttttacttgaAAATTTAACAGGTAATGGTATAAATAGATGGGTTGACAAAAGTGTTAATTATGTTGTAACAAAAAGTGGTCGTTTTGGTGGTACAACAGAACATTCCATTGCTGATGGTTCAGAGTTTGATCATTTTATGGAGAATTATATTATAGcagataaatataatatggaATATCCAAAAGTAATTGAAGATATATATCAAAGACCAATTAAAAGAGGTAAAATACCAGTGGAACGtctttattttgaaatgtcacctgaaatgaaaaaagaagCTAGAAGATGTTATAATGAGGCATTAGATAGAGCAACAGATGTTGatttaaaatctttaatattaaGAGATTTTGGTAAAGGAATCataaaaaaaggtaaaattTCACCAGATGGTTTTATACAAATGGCAATTCAATTAGCTTATTTTAAagatcaaaataaatttgatttaaCTTATGAAGCTGCATCTGTTagattttatcaaaattcaAGAACTGAAACATTAAGAAGTGTTACAAAAGATTCATGTAACTTTGTAAGAGGTATgttagataataataaaacaaaaaaagaaaaatattcattattaaaaaaggcAACAGAAGTTcatacatataataataaacaatgTATGGTTGGAAAAGGATTTGATAGacatttatttgtattatatgtattatcacaaatattaaataaaaaagatgaatTTTTGGATACATATATTCAACAAAAATGGACTTTATCAACTAGTCAACCACCATTTGTTACTAATCAAGTTGATGAAGATAATGATACTGATGCAATGTGGCAAGGAGCTGCATTTGGAGCTGTTGATAAAAAAGGATATGGTATATGTTATCGTTTTGGTGGAAATCATAGTTTAATAATTCATATTACAAGTTATAAAAGTCAAAAACATACAGATAGCAAAAGATTTAGTGAATTATTACATGAATCAATCAAAGAAATGCAAGAtctttttgatttataa
- a CDS encoding Protein kinase domain and Serine/threonine-/dual specificity protein kinase, catalytic domain and Protein kinase-like domain-containing protein, whose protein sequence is MPDNVEIENFISYELVKPSDKSLDNENISNVKHNELTGRKVNGIEIHNLLGEGGFGCVYKCTMHKRSGETISGAFKAELNKKGTSTSNGLVYECSILRKLEAEGNMYHFTNLYINGQRPLFSYMVLQLVGPNLYDICTYLPEEKFEYNTFIRVAYQTLESVQALHNIGYLHNDLKPANFTIGDKNHETDGIIIYMLDFGLSREYGSKENPVKVVNKKPKVGVEYTGTISHCSPNAHLRKELGRRDDMYAWAFLSMDFYNELPWRAVDKDEDIEEMKLKCTYETYCKFLPKGFHCILKHIDGLGVYDKPDYEMCFNEISKLMKEAKIKMEDPYQWEHLPMEAKKSLNIRLEPRKNNAIKKHVISKKKTTKDLEGKNKNSSIKNVSVKKDRNLENRSVKKTNVSCKNKQQMVDGKNKKDKPSSKACQKVKEKKNNKKSNIGLEEDTNKNKILTEEFLSSCVGEANEGMEKKLTTFETQLKNKMENNKKQMNQKNNNL, encoded by the coding sequence atgccAGATAATGttgaaattgaaaattttatatcttatgAACTTGTTAAACCATCTGATAAATCATTAGACaatgaaaatattagtaATGTTAAACATAATGAATTAACAGGAAGAAAAGTTAATGGAATTGAAATTCATAATTTATTAGGTGAAGGAGGATTTGGATGTGTTTACAAATGTACAATGCATAAACGTTCTGGTGAAACAATATCTGGTGCTTTTAAAGctgaattaaataaaaaaggtACATCAACATCAAATGGTTTAGTTTATGAATGTAGTATACTAAGAAAATTAGAAGCTGAAGGAAATATGTATCATTTtactaatttatatattaatggtCAACGTcctttattttcatatatgGTATTACAACTTGTTGGACCtaatttatatgatatttGCACATATTTACCAGaagaaaaatttgaatataatacatttatacGTGTTGCATATCAAACACTAGAATCTGTACAAGCTTTACATAATATTGGTTATTTACATAATGATTTAAAACCAGCAAACTTTACTATTGGTGATAAAAATCATGAAACTGAtggtataataatttatatgcTTGATTTTGGATTATCAAGAGAATATGGTAGTAAAGAGAATCCTGTAAAagttgttaataaaaaaccAAAAGTTGGTGTTGAATATACAGGAACAATTTCACATTGTAGTCCAAATGCTCATTTAAGAAAAGAACTTGGAAGAAGAGATGATATGTATGCTTGGGCTTTCTTATCAATGGACTTTTATAATGAATTACCTTGGAGAGCTGTAGATAAAGATGAAGATATTGAAGAAATGAAACTTAAATGTACATATGAAACATATTGTAAATTTCTTCCAAAAGGTTTTCAttgtatattaaaacatattGATGGTTTAGGAGTATATGATAAACCAGATTATGAAATGtgttttaatgaaattagcaaattaatgaaagaagctaaaataaaaatggaaGATCCATATCAATGGGAACATCTACCGATGGAAGCCAAgaaatctttaaatattcGATTAGAACCAAGGAAAAATAATGCAATAAAGAAACATGTCAtatcaaaaaagaaaacaacCAAAGATTTGGaaggaaaaaataaaaattcatcaattaaaaatgtaagtGTCAAAAAAGACCGTAACTTAGAAAATCGTTCTGTTAAAAAAACTAATGTaagttgtaaaaataaacaacaaATGGTTGatggaaaaaataaaaaagataagcCTTCTTCTAAGGCATGTCAAAAGGTTAAAGAAAAGAAGAACAATAAGAAATCAAATATTGGATTGGAGGAAGAtactaataaaaacaaaattttaactgaagaatttttatcatcttgTGTTGGTGAGGCTAATGAAGGTATGGAAAAGAAATTGACAACATTTGAAACacaacttaaaaataaaatggaaaataataaaaaacaaatgaatcagaaaaataataatctataa
- a CDS encoding Protein yippee-like CG15309, which produces MAAVPAVKVLHPINTEKKDKKLKTFQDYFPNGTKAYSCLHCRAHLAKHSELISKSFQGSQGKAYLFNSVVNIGCGPSEERVLLTGLHAVADIFCECCKTTLGWKYEHAFEASQKYKEGKFIIEVIHMVKDNGWEDGERDF; this is translated from the exons ATGGCGGCTGTTCCAGCAGTTAAAGTTCTTCATCCAATTAATactgaaaaaaaagataaaaaattaaaaacatttcaG gATTATTTTCCTAATGGAACAAAGGCATATAGTTGCTTACACTGTCGTGCTCATCTAGCTAAACATTCAGAATTAATTTCAAAATCCTTTCAAGGATCTCAAGGAAAGgcatatctttttaattcagt gGTTAATATTGGTTGCGGCCCATCTGAAGAGAGAGTTTTATTAACAGGTCTTCATGCAGTAGCAGATATCTTTTGTGAATGTTGTAAAACAACATTAGGATGGAAATATGAACATGCATTTGAAGCATCACAAAAATACAAAGAGGGAAAATTTATCATTGAAGTTATACATATGGTTAAAGACAATGGTTGGGAAGATGGTGAACGTGATTTTTGA
- a CDS encoding PRKR-interacting protein 1, which yields MNNRAKRRGPTVEELEKKATDPYDAMRVRLNYLEKNIDKLVEIPAIPEEEKPREAPDFVRNVVGSSAAAGSAEFHIFRNNRRREYERLEFIDKHAKKEELDKEYYLKRKQIEEEEAERTAKKRAKRQKRKEKEKQQKKNKSKSKSKKEEEEKEDSDTEDES from the exons ATGAATAATCGGGCTAAACGTCGTGGACCAACTGTTGAGGAATTGGAGAAAAAAGCTACGGATCCATATGATGCAATGCGAGTTagattaaattatttagaaaaaaatatt GATAAGCTTGTTGAAATTCCTGCAATTCCGGAAGAAGAAAAACCCCGTGAAGCTCCGGATTTCGTTAGAAATGTTGTTGGTTCATCTGCTGCTGCAGGTAGTGCAGAATTTCATATTTTTCGTAATAATAGAAGACGAGAATATGAAAGATTGGAGTTTATTGACAAACATGCTAAAAAAGAAGAACTCGATAAAgagtattatttaaaaagaaagcAAATAGAAGAAGAAGAAGCTGAACGAACTGCTAAAAAACGGGCAAAAAggcaaaaaagaaaagaaaaagaaaaacaacagaaaaaaaataaaagtaaaagtaaAAGCAAAAAAGAAGAGgaagaaaaagaagataGTGATACAGAAGATGAAAGTTAA
- a CDS encoding Tubulin binding cofactor A family-containing protein, which produces MDVKKAERALSIKANILKRTLKDYEYYLKEISSSEKYIENLKAKEDTDPYDIKKATEVLQENHVMTQNALDRIDSSKLNLLEELKEFESIYQPEDDDTESSARQLINQVKEYLEKADSFKK; this is translated from the exons atggaTGTTAAAAAAGCTGAAAGAGCCTTGTCTATTAAagctaatattttaaaaagaacaCTTAAAGattatgaatattatttaaaagaaatttcatcttcagaaaaatatattgaaaatctTAAAGCTAAAGAAGATACTGACCcttatgatattaaaaaagcaaCTGAAGTTCTTCAG gAAAACCATGTTATGACACAAAATGCCTTAGATCGTATTGATTCATCAAAACTAAATTTATTAGAAGAGTTAAAAGAGTTTGAATCAATTTACCAACCAGAAGATGACGACACCGAAAGTTCTGCACGCCAACTTATTAATCAagttaaagaatatttagaaaaagctgacagttttaaaaagtaa